The sequence ctttttttttttaatctgccAAACCGGTGTCCAAAattacagatttccgattgttatgaaaacttgaaaatcggccctaattaatcggccattctgattaatcggtcgacctctagtaagaAAGGCTTtaacatggaaccaaaaagggttctacatggaaccaaaaatggttcttcaaagggttcttctatggggacaggCAAAGAACcatttaaggttctagatagcaccttttttcggCGGTTAGGGTAGGCTTCTTCTGCTTCGCTCTTGCTTGCGTCTTACCAAGGTTGGGGCGAATTCCATTTCAACTCAATTCTGTCGATTCAGATTTTCCTcattcctgaattgactgaattaaAATGGAATTGATCCCACCTCTGCCTCTTCCTGCCTGCGCAAACGCTGAGTGACACTATTCTCTATCTCTTTTGctttttccccctcctctctttggGCAAACCCtaccctttcctccccctcctcctcttcctcctgttcctcAGCTGGCTGCCCTCTTGCCTGCGCAGCAGCAGCTGTTGCTTCAGCAGGCCCAGGCTCAACTCCTGGCTGCTGCCGTGCAGCAGTCCAACGCGGCTCACGCTGCTCATGCCGCCCACGCAGCAGCCCAAGCcaatcagcagcagcagcaacaacaacagcagcagcagcagctgaccAAACAAGAGCATGCCCAGCCTCAGCTCACGCTCTCTCAGCCTATCCAGCTCACCGCCCAGGTAGGAGCGGCCAGTCACGGATCAGATATGACCAGCTTTAATCCAATTTAACTCACTAACCAACACTTGTCTATGTCAGAAGTGTTTCTCCATATACTCTTGGGTGATGTTACTTTAAAGGCTGGGGCTTTGCTCATTTCTTTGCATTATATTTCCtccaagggtgtgtgtgttgctcttttCAGAAATCATACAAGACTTgttgaccctccctccctccccttctctccctctccctcccttcccgtAGGATATCCAGCAACTGTTGCAGCTGCAGCAGTTAGTCCTGATGCCCGGCCATCACCTGCAGTCTCCTCAGTTCCTCCTGCCTCAGGCCCAGGGACAACAGGGGCAGCAGGGTAAGTGGGACCTACTAAGTAAGTGGgaaccaccatcatcaacactgTGACTTACTCTTCACACAAAACAATGTATAGCTTGGCATTATGATCTAACTGCTTAGTTCTAAAACGAGTTAGAATAAAAGTGTTAGAATACAGTTAAAATACAATAGTGTTCATATAATTACAATACCAATAGTGTTAACTCCTTGTCCGTTGTGTTCCTCAGGTTTGCTCTCGACACCAAATTTAATTTCGCTACCTCAGCATCAGCAAAGCCAGGGGAGTCTTCTAACTACTCCACCCAGGCTGGGACTGCAAGCACAGGTACAGTATTATTGAAACCACcgcgaatgtgtgtgtgtgtgtgttgagactaCACTTTATAAcacggtccttctgtggctcagttggtagagcatggcgcttgtaacgccagggtagtgggttcgattcccgggaccacccatacgtagaatgtatgcacacatgactgtaagtcgctttggataaaagcgtcagctaaatggcatatattattattattattattattattataacatacTTGTACTACACACTTGTAAGTAAATAAATTAAGTCAAGAAAATTAATCTTCACAACCTCGTCATAGATCTTTCATCAGCCTTCAATAGCTAATGTCGGTGTgccagccaccctttgccattcGACAGCAATGATATAGGTTTATGTCTCACGCACTGTAGCGTCGTCACGGTGACGGCCTCACGTCGTTACAGAGGGACAAGAGCGGGGACGGCGGCGTGACCTCCGGGGCCTCGGCCGCCCCCATGACCTCGGTGACCTCTGGCCCGCACGGCGAGGAGCCAAGTGACCtggaggagctggagcagttcgCCCGCACCTTCAAACAGAGACGCATCAAACTGGGCTTCACacaggtacgtgtgtgtgtgtgtgtgtgtgtgtgtgtgtgtgtgtgtgtgtgtgtgtgtgtgtgtgtgtgtgtgtgtgtgtgtgtgtgtgtgtgtgtgtgtgtgtgtgtgtgtgtgtgtgtgtgtgtgtaatgaaatGTGAAATGCGATAGAGGTCAAGAGGAGCGTGAGCAATTTGATCAAGCTAGGTTTCACATGGtgtcggagtgtgtgtgtttgcagtgaCGGGGGTCAGGAGGCGCTGGACGCCTGAATGAAGATGAATGTTTAACACAAATTATCTCCCCCCCTCCCAGGGTGACGTTGGCATGGCAATGGGGAAACTGTATGGGAATGACTTCAGCCAGACCACCATCTCTCGCTTCGAGGCCCTCAACCTGAGCTTTAAGAACATGTGCAAGCTCAAGCCTCTGCTTGAGAAGTGGCTAAACGATGCAGAGACCATGGCGATAGACAACATGCTTCCCAgccccagctctctctcctcccccatgaTGGGGTTTGAGGGCATGACGGGGCGCCGCAGGAAGAAACGCACCAGCATTGAGACCAACGTCCGTGTGGCCTTAGAGCGCAACTTCATCtcggtgagaaagagagaggtcccACACCAGACCCCTGGGGAACCCACTCAAATCACATAGTACTCTCTACACTGCACTCGCAGTAGAGTACATAAACCAACGATTCTGTCAACAACAGTTTAATGAAGTTTATTTCCCTTTTTTTTAATGAACATTTCATTATCTAAATACCACTATTGAAAGTAATATTGACAACATGTCTGATTTTTGCGATATATAATGTTTGTGGCCCATGACAACATGTTTGATCATGATTTCTGACCGTGTTCCCTTCAGAACCAGAAGCCTAACTCAGAGGAGATCCTCCTGATGGGAAAGCAGCTCAACATGGAGAAGGAGGTGATCCGGGTCTGGTTCTGCAACCGGCGCCAGAAAGAGAAACGCATCAACCCCTGCAGTGCCACCCCTCCCCTGCCCAGCCAGTCCTCCCTTGTGACGCACAAACCCCCCTGCTACAACCCACACATGGTATGACCCCGCACTCACCTCACCCCATCCCACCCTCCCCACCAACCCTCACCAGGCCTTTGGTCCCTTGCCTCCCTGTTCCTAAGTTTGGAAACAAACTCGACATAAATACAAGTCTGTCATCGTGAGATCTTTGActctctgtatctatggacatgCCCCCCTCCCTCTGCACGACCCCATGTATGACCCTGTGGCCTAACCCATCCAGCACTGCTACACTCTCAGCGCCGTGCAAACACAGTGTCGAATGAGGTGTGATACGTTACACACCCGACCCACACGTCATCACAGTTACGCCACGAGAGCGtgtttcttctgtctctctcctgctcacaacctatccacctctctctctctcactttctctttctctctctttctgcctttttttctctctttctttctctctctatattgctttctttctttctctctccagatGTCTAGTCAGGGGCTGCACCAGGCTGCCACCAGCCTCAGCACAACCGGTGAGGAAATTGATTTTTGGATACATTTGTGTTTTTGTGAAGCTAGGCCACAAGTGCCAGAGGTCTAAATTCCCTTTAGTGGACTAAGACAGAGGCGAGTTCAGATGGTTCTCAAACCCAGTACCAATGGGCATTGGGACAACGTACCGATGTCACAGTAGGCTGCTGAGGGaagaacagctcataataatggagaCCATGTGTTTGATTGTATTTGAGAccgttccactgattccgctctaGTCATTaacacaagcccgtcctccccaataaTGGTACCACCAACCATCCTGTAATCAATGTAACCAAATGTACTGTATACCATTCATATTActgatgtttctctctctctctctctctctttctcagtgacCAGCCCATCGCCCTTGGCAACTTGCCCTCTGACCCCCAGTGGCTCTGCAACTATGAGCTCCGCCGCCTCCTCTGTGACTCCGCCTCCACACAGCACAGCCAGCAACGCCCCTCCCACCCTCAGTGCCCACAGCCTGAACGCTGGgtgagtctctctccctcctactactctacatttacatttacatttaagtcatttagcagacgctcttatccagagcgacttacaaattggtgcattcaccttatgacatccagtggaacagccactttacaatagtgcatctaacaCTGAACAATTGCACATACTCAAACAAATACACTTTGATAGTAGATGCTGAGTTAGTGTCCCCTGATTATATAACTCAAAACCTGTgatctcctctatcctctctctaccctttgCACAGTCACCGACTACTGCACATGTGCTCAATCTAACACTGACTCCTAAACACTGAATCCTCAACACACTTTTCTGTGTTTCACCACTTTGTCAGGTTGTCATTTCAAATTAGAATAATTTCCCAATGGACGTACCTAGTTAGATTCAGGTTGAATAGATTGATTAAATAAACAGCAGAATGCACGCAATGACAAGCTACAGTACCTAGCGGAACTGACATTCTGAGacttacaagcatttcgctgcatctgctataacatctgctataacatctgctataacatctgctataacTGCTATCTGCTAAACTGTGAACGCAAACAATAAACTGGAATTGGTGATATTTACTGACTTGCTGGGAATTCATGGTATACGACGACATGTGGTATGTCAAGCTACCCCACCCGTTTTGCAGCAAATCTGCAAGTTCTCACACATATGAAGAAACATGCACATACAagactgttcaaaagtttggggtcacttagaaatgtccttgttattcaaagaaaaccacatttttttgtcaattaaaat is a genomic window of Oncorhynchus keta strain PuntledgeMale-10-30-2019 chromosome 19, Oket_V2, whole genome shotgun sequence containing:
- the LOC118398203 gene encoding POU domain, class 2, transcription factor 2 isoform X1, which translates into the protein MFVPLPVPFVFQRTASDFSAWRLKSPLALRSSSDIRMSKPAEDEKPGTDFPGESTDSERNSPDANDQVQPMKTSPFSLSPSLSNTKSKSEAGPEMTSTHVPPPSQQQTPHSHTQLMLAGSQLAGLAALLPAQQQLLLQQAQAQLLAAAVQQSNAAHAAHAAHAAAQANQQQQQQQQQQQQLTKQEHAQPQLTLSQPIQLTAQDIQQLLQLQQLVLMPGHHLQSPQFLLPQAQGQQGQQGKWDLLSLLSTPNLISLPQHQQSQGSLLTTPPRLGLQAQRRHGDGLTSLQRDKSGDGGVTSGASAAPMTSVTSGPHGEEPSDLEELEQFARTFKQRRIKLGFTQGDVGMAMGKLYGNDFSQTTISRFEALNLSFKNMCKLKPLLEKWLNDAETMAIDNMLPSPSSLSSPMMGFEGMTGRRRKKRTSIETNVRVALERNFISNQKPNSEEILLMGKQLNMEKEVIRVWFCNRRQKEKRINPCSATPPLPSQSSLVTHKPPCYNPHMMSSQGLHQAATSLSTTVTSPSPLATCPLTPSGSATMSSAASSVTPPPHSTASNAPPTLSAHSLNAGNTMMGVSTGLNQALISSNPLATMQALAASGGQLPISSLEAGGQMILGGAGVRPSLFLNRHTLLPMASQQACVGLVGGPRGDSPPPRASGMDVDSCSASPCSSPASFCSFSEASPPPLGGAMAE
- the LOC118398203 gene encoding POU domain, class 2, transcription factor 2 isoform X2, translating into MFVPLPVPFVFQRTASDFSAWRLKSPLALRSSSDIRMSKPAEDEKPGTDFPGESTDSERNSPDANDQVQPMKTSPFSLSPSLSNTKSKSEAGPEMTSTHVPPPSQQQTPHSHTQLMLAGSQLAGLAALLPAQQQLLLQQAQAQLLAAAVQQSNAAHAAHAAHAAAQANQQQQQQQQQQQQLTKQEHAQPQLTLSQPIQLTAQDIQQLLQLQQLVLMPGHHLQSPQFLLPQAQGQQGQQGLLSTPNLISLPQHQQSQGSLLTTPPRLGLQAQRRHGDGLTSLQRDKSGDGGVTSGASAAPMTSVTSGPHGEEPSDLEELEQFARTFKQRRIKLGFTQGDVGMAMGKLYGNDFSQTTISRFEALNLSFKNMCKLKPLLEKWLNDAETMAIDNMLPSPSSLSSPMMGFEGMTGRRRKKRTSIETNVRVALERNFISNQKPNSEEILLMGKQLNMEKEVIRVWFCNRRQKEKRINPCSATPPLPSQSSLVTHKPPCYNPHMMSSQGLHQAATSLSTTVTSPSPLATCPLTPSGSATMSSAASSVTPPPHSTASNAPPTLSAHSLNAGNTMMGVSTGLNQALISSNPLATMQALAASGGQLPISSLEAGGQMILGGAGVRPSLFLNRHTLLPMASQQACVGLVGGPRGDSPPPRASGMDVDSCSASPCSSPASFCSFSEASPPPLGGAMAE